Part of the Nocardia higoensis genome, TCGACCTGGCCTCCAACGACTACCTCGGCCTCACTCGGCATCCGGCGGTGATCGAGGGCGCGGTCGAGGCGGTGCGCCGTTGGGGCGCGGGCTCGACGGGTTCGCGCCTGGTCACCGGAACCACCGCCGATCACGCCGCGCTCGAGGCCGAACTCGCCGAGTTCACCGGGACGGAGGCCGGACTGGTGTTCGCCTCCGGCTATGCCGCCAACCTCGGCGTGGTCACCGCGCTGGCCGGACGCGGATCGCTGATCGTGTCCGACGCCGGCTCGCACGCCTCCCTGGTCGACGCCTGCCGACTGTCTCGCGCCAGAGTCGAGATCGCCCCGCACGGCGATGTCGCGGAAGTCGACCGGCTGCTGTCGACCCGCACCGAGGAACGAGCACTGGTGCTCACCGACTCGGTGTTCAGCGCCGACGGCGACCTCGCCCCGCTCGTCGAGCTGCATCGCGTCACTCGGGCCAACGGCGCGGTCCTCATCGCCGACGAAGCGCACGGCCTCGGTGTGCGCGGCGAGGGTGGCCGCGGCCTGGTCCACGAGGTGGGGCTGGCGGGCGAGCCGGACCTGATCGTGACCGCGACTCTGTCCAAGGCGCTGGCCGCGCAGGGGGGAGTCGTGTTGTGCACCGAACGCGTGCGCGCCCACCTGATCGACGCCGCGCGCACCTTCATCTTCGACACCGGTCTCGCCCCCGCGGCTGTCGGGGCCGCGCGCGCCGCTCTCGATCTGCTCCGCCGGGACCCCGGCATGGCCGGTCGAGTCCTGCGCAATGCCGCCGCCATCGCCCGGGTGGCCGGCGTGTCCGAACCCGATTCCGCTGTGGTGTCGGTCGTGCTCGGCAAGGCGCAGGTCGCCTACGACGCTGCCCAGGCATGCATCGCACGTGGACTCGATGTCGGCTGCTTCCGCCCGCCGACCGTCCCCGAAGGCACGTCCCGGCTGCGGCTCACCGCCCGCGCGGACCTGACCGATGCCGAGCTGGACACCGTCGCAACCGTCCTCGCCGACGTGCTGGCCGAGGCCCGCCGGAACGACCGAGGACGCGACGTGAGCGGAGCGCGCCCTCCGGAGGTGGTCTCCGCATGAGCACGCTGCTCATCACCGGTACCTCCACCGATGTCGGCAAGACCGTCGTCACCGCCGCGCTGGCCGCGACCGCCGCCGCCGAAGGGCGATCCGTGGCAGTCTGCAAACCCGCCCAGACCGGAGTCGTCCCGGGCGAGCCCGGCGACCTCACTGTTGTCGAACAGCTGGCCTGCCCGCTCGTCACCCGCGAACTCGTCCGGTACCCGGATCCCCTCGCGCCCGACACCGCCGCCCGGCGTGCCGGACGACCCCTGCTGACCCTCGCCGAGACGGTCGAAGCGGTGCGCGATCTCGATGGCTCGGATGCGACTCTGGTCGAAGGCGCCGGTGGCCTGCTGGTGCGGATGGGCGAGTTCACCCTTCTCGATCTGGCGAAGGAACTCGGCGCGCCGGTTCTGGTCGTCGTTGCAGCGGGTCTCGGCACCCTCAACCACACCGAGCTGACCATCCGAGCGCTCGAAGCCGCGGAGGTCCGCTGCGCCGGTCTGGTGATCGGCTCGTGGCCCGCAGCCCCCGATCTGGCAGCCGAGTGCAATCGCGAGGATCTGTCGCGTGTGACCGGTATCGACATCGTGGGCGTGGTTCCGGCCGGCGTCGGCTCCTGGAGTCACGAACGCTTCGTTTCCGAGGCTCCGGGGTGGTTCGTCCCGGCCTGGGTCCGCGGGGAGTTCGCCGCGGAACCGACCCACCGCTAGTCGATTCGGTTGCCGCGCACCCCGATCCACCTGGGGATTTGACATGGTGCGAGTGCCTGCGTAACTTATTCCAGGTCAGAGCGACACGGACACCGACCCGGAGCCGAGACGCCGAGCCGAGAGGTTCAGCGTGGCCTGGGAAACGAGGTAGGACGAGGAGCGCCTGGCGATCACACTGGCTCGACCATAGTTCGGATTTG contains:
- a CDS encoding 8-amino-7-oxononanoate synthase gives rise to the protein MTTDPLSWLDERARARVGAGLRRELRPRQPQSPSIDLASNDYLGLTRHPAVIEGAVEAVRRWGAGSTGSRLVTGTTADHAALEAELAEFTGTEAGLVFASGYAANLGVVTALAGRGSLIVSDAGSHASLVDACRLSRARVEIAPHGDVAEVDRLLSTRTEERALVLTDSVFSADGDLAPLVELHRVTRANGAVLIADEAHGLGVRGEGGRGLVHEVGLAGEPDLIVTATLSKALAAQGGVVLCTERVRAHLIDAARTFIFDTGLAPAAVGAARAALDLLRRDPGMAGRVLRNAAAIARVAGVSEPDSAVVSVVLGKAQVAYDAAQACIARGLDVGCFRPPTVPEGTSRLRLTARADLTDAELDTVATVLADVLAEARRNDRGRDVSGARPPEVVSA
- the bioD gene encoding dethiobiotin synthase, whose translation is MSTLLITGTSTDVGKTVVTAALAATAAAEGRSVAVCKPAQTGVVPGEPGDLTVVEQLACPLVTRELVRYPDPLAPDTAARRAGRPLLTLAETVEAVRDLDGSDATLVEGAGGLLVRMGEFTLLDLAKELGAPVLVVVAAGLGTLNHTELTIRALEAAEVRCAGLVIGSWPAAPDLAAECNREDLSRVTGIDIVGVVPAGVGSWSHERFVSEAPGWFVPAWVRGEFAAEPTHR